Below is a genomic region from Desulfovibrio intestinalis.
CCGCGCTCAGAAAGCCTATGGGCAGGCTCAGGCCGATTACAAATACAGGGGAAAGCCCGGCCAGTTTGAGAGTAGCAGGCAGGCACCGCGCGATTTCGCCCAGCACTGTACGCGTGGGGTTTGTGTAGCTGATGCCAAAATCAAAGTGCAGGCAGTCCCACAGCCAACGCACATAGCGCACCATAAAAGGCTGATCCAGGCCAAGTTCCTGACGCATCTGCGCAATGGCCCCTTCGGTTATGATGGGGGTCTGCCGCACGCGCAGGGCTACCTCAGCCGGATCAGAAGGAATCAGGTTGATGAAGACGAAGCACAGGAAGGAAATGCCCAACAGAAGCGGCAGGGTGGCCAGAAGCCTTTTGATGACGTAGTGTTTCATACCCTTGGTTCCATAATTCCGTAATCTCGTAGCGTCGGGTTTCAACCTCCCGGTCCGTCGTGGCTGACGGGCCGGGAGATTCCAGATATGCATCCGGCTGGAAGGGCTTTCCGGGGGAAGCCGGGCATTTCTGGCTCATTTGCGCGGTATGTCACCGCGCATGAAGTCAGTTATTGGACCATGTAGATTTGCGTAAAGGGCACTTCGTACTGGGTTTGGGTAAAACCAACGCCCTTGAGGTTTTTGTTGAAAAGAGCCTTGTTGCATTCAAAGGTCAGGGGAATGTACACGGCATCTTCATGCAGATGGGTCAGCACATACGAATAGAGCTTCTGCCGTTCTTCTTTGTCCGTAGTGGTGGGTATGGCCGTGATGGCCTTGTCTATTTCGGCCTTGTCATCCAAACCGAGCTGGGCGGCATAGTCGCCGTACACGCGTTGGCGCATGGCGGAAAGCGAAGACTGGGGATCGTAGGGCGTGCCCCAGCAGATGTTGAAGACCATGTCGAACTTGCCGTTCTTCATGTTGTCGCGGTAGGATTGTTCTTCTTCGCCGCTGATGCTTACCTTCATGCCAAGCTTGCCAAATTCATGCTGCAAGTATTCGGCAATGTTTTTCTCTGTCACGCTATTGCTGTTGTAGAGCAGGCTGATTGCCAGAGGCTGGCCATCCTTCATGCGCACGCCGCCAGGGCCGGGCTTCCAGCCAGCTTGGTCCAACAGGGCCGCTGCCTTCTTCATGTCATACTCAAAGGGCTTGAGGCCAATGTTGCAGTAGGGAACAGAGGGGGCATACAGCGTGTCGGCTGGAGTTTCCAGGCCGTGAAAAACTCCCTTGGCAATGGCCGCGCGGTTGGTGGCGTGTTGCAGAGCCTTGCGCACATTGAGATCTTTAAGAATGGGATTGGTGGTGTTGAGCAGTATCTGGCGCGTGGATGTGGGCGCGGAAAGCTCGATACCGAATTTTTCGCTGTTTTTGTACTTGTTCAGCGCATCGGCATCCAGCATGTTCTTGCCCCAAATGAGGTCAATCTCGCCTTTTTCCAGCGCGAGAATACGAGTCTGATTGTCGGGAATAACCTTGACTATCACGCGTTCAAATTTGGGTTTTTCGCCCCAATAACTGTCATTGCGCTTAAAGATCGCGTATTCGTCCGTGACTACTTCCTCCAACGTCCAGGGGCCAGTGCCGATGAAGGCCTGCACGCCGTCCTTGGTGGAACCATCTTTCATAGCCTTTGGAGAAATCATCGCAAAGGGGCGGGTTACGCCAAGTTCGGTCAGCATGGGATAATAGGGCTGACTCATAGTGATGCGAAAGGTTTCGGCATCAGGGGCTTCGACCTTTTCGAGCAGATGCATCATTTCAAGCCACGTATGACGTTTTTTATTTTCAATGATGGCGTCAAAGTTGGCCTTGATGGCAAAGGCGTCGCAAGGTTCACCATCAGTGAATTTTACGCCTTTACGAATTTTGAAGGTATAAATCTTGCCATCGGGCGAAATTTCCCAGCTTTCAGCAAGGCAAGGTTTGTAGCCGTCAGCCGTAATGTCCACCAATGTTTCAAACAGCATTTCCTGGGCGTACATTTCCCCTGCGTACAGGTGGGGGTTAAGATCGCGAATGTCACGGTAATTCACGAAATTCAGAGTGTCCTTGGCCTCGGGAGCTGCATTACCCTGCTGACCCGTCAAAAGCACGCTGCCAGTAAGCAGGCAGGCGCAAAACACTTGCTTAAACCAGTTGACTTTACTCATCCTAGCCTCGGTTTGAATTTGAAATGGGATTTCTTTTCCGAGTTTGTGCCATAGGAAAATGAAAAGCCAAAATGGTTTTTTAGCATGGCCTGATATTCTGAATTAGAATACTTGGGTGAATGTCTGGCTTGCGGTGGCTTGGGAGAATGCCTATTTATTAGCCAATACAGCTAATTTACGGGAAATATCCTGTGCGACGCAACATTGGCCAATCTTCAAAAATGCGCGTTGGCTATGCTTTTTACGCTCGTAAATGTGGGGGTGTGTAGACGTGCAAGCGCAGCGTCTGGCGCCTCCACAACAGGGTGGGGCATGCTTGCAGGCATTGATACATATTCGTTGGTCACAAATGCTTAAGATATGCCCCAAGCCATTTGATTAACCTTGAAGGCAAAGAGGGCAGCACTTTTATGGTAATAGCGTATTGTTTTTGAATACAGCTGGTCTGTTGTGCATGACCGGAGTGGAAAAATTCTTTAACACAGGAACTGGAGTGCTAATGTTTAGAAATCTGCCAATTCTCGTTTAAAAAACGCAGTGTGATAAACGGACAGTGGGTTAGTGAGAGTGCCTCAGTATTTTAAGGCGTGCGGGAGCACACCTTGTTCACTCATAGGCTCAAGGCGTACTGACTTTCATTCACTTCGCGACTTAAATTTTTACTAGCTGCATTGCACAAGCCATATTGGGGTTGATTTTTACGCGTACTATTGTGGCGATATGTGCACCTCAAAGGGGTTTTGATAGGGGTGAGACTTGCAGTTTGGCAATATTGGCAGTTGCAAGGGTTGCCTGTGGGGGAATGTTATAAGGCATGAAAATGCCATATTTTATATCATCCGTGTTTAAATATAAAATATGCATGCGAAATAATATAAGATTATAGTATTGATAAAAGCATTGACTTTCCAGTTGGCTGGCACCTTATTGTAAGGCTGGGTACGCTATAAAGTACTCACTATTCTTCACGGCAATAAGGGATGTTACAAATGCAAACAAAATTGTCTCTACGTCTCCAGCGGCTTAAGGATGCGTACTTAAAAGTCAAGCCAAGTATTACAATTGGTCGTGCCTTGGCTTACACCGAAGTTGCAAAAGAATATCCCGACCTGCCCAAAAATCTTTTGCGCGCCAAAGCTTTCAGACGCGCTTGCGAAACTGCCCCCATGCTTATTCAAGATGACGAGCTTATTGTGGGCCATCCTTGTGGCAAAGCTCGCGCGGGAGCCTTTTCACCCGACACGGCATGGAAGTGGGTGCGCGATGAACTTGAAACCATAGGTACAAGAACCCAGGATCCATATTTTATTAGTGAAAAAGATAAGCAGATCATGCGCGAGCAGCTTTTTCCTTTTTGGGAGGGAAAGTCGCTTGCAGAGGCGTGCGAAGAAGAACTTCGGCAAGAAGGTCTGTGGGAATTCGGTGCAGAAGCTTGCGTGAGCGATTTGACCTATCACATTTCAAGCGGCGGGGGAGATACAAGCCCAGGCTATGACATACTCCTCTTCAAAAAGGGCATACTGGGTTTGAAGGCAGAGGCAGAAGCGCATTTGGCCCAATTGTCGTCTGCCGCAAAAGATGCACAGGAAAAAACTTCTTTTTATCAGGCGGCGCTGGAGGTTTGCGAAGGTGTTCTGACGTATGCCGCACGCATTTCTGCCTATGCGCAGGAAATGGCTGGGCGAGAACAAGACCCGCAGCGGAAGGCCGAGCTGGAAGAAATAGCAAAGGTGAACGCTCGTGTTCCTGCCCATCCTCCGCAGACTTTTCATGAAGCGCTACAGGCTATCTGGACAATACAGTCGCTGTTTTTGATGGAAGAAAACCAGTGCAGTACTTCTTTGGGTCGCCTCGATCAATATGTTTACCCGTGCTACGCTGCTGATATAGCAGCAGGAACTTTGAGTGACGAGAAAGCTTTCGAGCTTATGGGCTGCTTCATTATCAAATGCTCCGAGATGATCTGGTATACTCCGGCGTCTACCGCAACCTATTTTGCAGGGTACATGCCGTTCATCAATATGTGTGTGGGCGGCGTCAGGCGGGAAGGGGGCGATGGCACAAATGGCCTGACCTACCTCATCATGGATGCAGTGGAACAGGTTAAAATGTATCAGCCTTCGCTGGCATGCCGCATTCATAACCAGTCGCCGCAGCCATATATTGATAAAATTCTGGATGTCATCAAGGCTGGTGCGGGAATGCCTGCCTGCCATTTTGACGACGCGCATATCAAAATGATGCTGCGGAAGGGCTTCGATTTTGACGACGCCCGGGATTACTGCCTTATGGGATGCGTTGAACCGCAGAAGTCCGGCCGTATCCATCAATGGACTGTTGGAGGTTTTACCCAGTGGCCCATTGCCATAGAGTTTGTTTTTCACCGTGGTGTACTTCCTTCCTATGGAACGAAGCTGGGCCTGGATACCGGAGATCTTGGCGATCTGAAGACTTACGAACAGTTTGAAGCTGCGGTAAAACGGCAGCTGGACCATATTATCAAACTCACGGCCAGAGGCTCTGTACTTATTCAAAAAGCAGTCAGGGACATGACCCCTACGCCATATATGTCTTTGTTTGTAGACGGCTGTATGCAGACGGGAAAGGACGTCACGGCTGGTGGTGCTGCCTTGTATGAAGGGCCGGGAACGATATTTGCCGGACTTGCTACCTATGTTGATAGTATGGCTGCTGTAAAAAAGCTTGTATATGATGAAAGAAAATATACGTTGCATGAGCTGAAAGAAGCTATTGATGCAAACTGGAAGGGTTATGAGTCTGTCCACAAAGATTGCGTCGCAGCGCCCAAGTACGGGAATGATGCCGACTATGCTGATTTGATTGCTGCCGATATTGTCGACTATACGGAGCGCATGTTCAATCAGCACAAATCCCTTTATGCCCGCCACATTCACGGCACTCTCTCCCAATCTTTCAACACGCCTTTGGGCGGCATGATTGGCGCTACCCCCAATGGGCGGTTTGCAAAAGCGCCGTTGTCTGATGCTATGAGTCCTTCTCAGGGGGCTGACCACAACGGACCGACTGCCATTATAAAATCTGTTTCAAAGATTAATGTGGAATCAATGAGCCTGGGGATGGCCCACAACTTTAAACTGGCCAGCAGTGTTCTGGATACGCCGGATGGCCGCGCCGGATGGAGCTCTTTGCTCCGCACGGCCTCAATTTTTGGCAATGCCCAAATGCAGTTCAACTGCGTGGACAGGGAAACATTGGTTCAGGCACAACAAAGCCCGGAAGCACACCGTGATCTTATTGTGCGTGTGGCTGGATACAGCGCTTTTTTTGTAGAACTGTGCAAGGAAGTACAGGACGAAATAATCAGCCGTACAACCTTGAATTAAGATGTAAAACTGACCTGTTTTACAATATAATGTGAATGGTCTTCATTTTCTGCAATAACAGGCAGCGATGAAGACCATTTTGCATAAATATTCCTGAATAGAAATAATAAGCTGTTACATGATCTGAAGATGATGGCTGGAATTAACGAATATGCTGATATTCTGAAATTTGAACTATAATATGCACAAAATATATTGATAAATATGAAATGAAGACGTTTTTTATCTGCGAAGCAGGTGTATTTGTATGTGGATAAAGTGTTGTGCGTCGTAACTGGCATCAATGCACAGATAACTGTAGTAAAATTTAAAATCCTGGGGCTTACTGCTTACAGGGTGCAAATCAGGCTCTTCCCCATTTGCCTGTTCGCCTGTATATTGACTCGGTATCCCACTTCATATTTTTCAAAAAGAACGATTTCGTTGAGGATTAAGTATATGAAATTGCCCACGCTTCCACCAATTTTGAAATTGCAGGTTGTACTCAAAACTCTGGCCGTTCAGTTGTCTCTTCTTTTGGGTATCTTGTTTCTGGTCTGGGGGGCCCAACGCGCTTATTCGTTGATTGACGCCACGACCTTCCCAGAACCCATGCCTGTGCCGGCCGAGGCAGACAAACTGCCTGAAAATGAAAAGGGAAAAATCCTGCTGGATTCCATCACCTACGAGATGCGGCGGGAACTCGATTCTACCTTTGGCTGGAGCGTTAACGACATAATTTTTAACCGCTTTGTGATGGATAACCGCGCCTATCGCCAGTACGGCGTCTACCATGCCACGCGGTTTCTGCTGGATCTTTACTCCAGCCAGATAGCCAAGCTTGGAACCAGCGACCGTGAAAGCGAGTTTTTGTACAAGGCGCGTATCAACAGCTTTGCCATTGATCCACGCAGCTTTATGCTGCCCTCTGCGGAAGGGTCGTACAAAAAAGGCTTCAAACTGCTTGAAGAATACAAAAAATCTCTGGATAACGGCACTGGCGTGTTCAACTGCCGCTCAGATGACTTGTACGCGTCTTTCGTAGCTGTGACTGGCGAAAATATGCTGGGTTATGCCTTGGGATTGTTGCAAAACGCTCAGGATATGAATTTTTACACTCTGGATAACCGCATCTACGAAGTGCAGGGCATAGTATTGGTGCTGCGTGACTTCATCCACACCCTTTACATGCTGTACCCGGAAATTCGGGCCAAGAACAATGAAGAAAATATGGCTGCCGCCATGTCGTACCTGACCCGCATCTGTGATTATGATCCGCTGTATATTACATCGTCTTTCAATTCTGGTGAGCTGGTGCTCTCGTACCTGCTGTTTGCCAAGGCCAGACTGGAAGATATCCGTAACAGCATTCGCATGTAAAAACAGCGTAGCTGCATTGATAACAAACGGGCCGCATCTCACGATGTGGCCCGTTTTTGCATGTCATTTACTCAATTGAAGGTGTGTCTGACAGCGGCAAGCACTGCCGGGAAGCAGGCCAGTCAGGTGAGCAAGCCAATTGCCGCAGGCAGTGGCTATTCACGTCACATTGCGCTGCTGTGCGCTTACTGCCCCAATGCCTTTTTGATTTTTTCAGGCGTTACAGGCAGCTCGTAGAAGCGTTTGCCAATGGCATGGGTGATAGCGTTGACGGTTGCCGCAACAACGGGAACCATCACCACTTCTCCTATGCCCTTGGTGGGGGAACTGTCAGAAAGCGGCGCAAGGTATTCGGCGGTTTGATTCCAGACAGCCACATCCTTACCGCGCGGCAACGTGTAACGGTTGAAGTTCCAGGTTCCATTGCCCGGGCCGTCGGCATAAAGGGGCAATTCTTCCATCAGGGCATGCCCGATGCCCATAGCCAATCCGCCCTGCAACTGGCCGGAGACAAGCTCTGGCACAATCACCTTGCCAGTGTTGAGCAGATTGTGGTGGCGCATGATCTCAACCTCGCCAGTGAAGCTGTTAACATTGAGCTCAACTATGCAGGCGGCAGGCGCGTAGGTAGTTACCCCGGCATTATTGCGCTGCACGGAAGGGAAGTTTACGCTGCTTCTTTTGATGAAGTCGTATCCCCCGGTGGTCATGCGCTTTTTGAGCTTTGGGGCGGCCCCATCGCCGTAGCGCACGG
It encodes:
- the nikA gene encoding nickel ABC transporter substrate-binding protein, with amino-acid sequence MSKVNWFKQVFCACLLTGSVLLTGQQGNAAPEAKDTLNFVNYRDIRDLNPHLYAGEMYAQEMLFETLVDITADGYKPCLAESWEISPDGKIYTFKIRKGVKFTDGEPCDAFAIKANFDAIIENKKRHTWLEMMHLLEKVEAPDAETFRITMSQPYYPMLTELGVTRPFAMISPKAMKDGSTKDGVQAFIGTGPWTLEEVVTDEYAIFKRNDSYWGEKPKFERVIVKVIPDNQTRILALEKGEIDLIWGKNMLDADALNKYKNSEKFGIELSAPTSTRQILLNTTNPILKDLNVRKALQHATNRAAIAKGVFHGLETPADTLYAPSVPYCNIGLKPFEYDMKKAAALLDQAGWKPGPGGVRMKDGQPLAISLLYNSNSVTEKNIAEYLQHEFGKLGMKVSISGEEEQSYRDNMKNGKFDMVFNICWGTPYDPQSSLSAMRQRVYGDYAAQLGLDDKAEIDKAITAIPTTTDKEERQKLYSYVLTHLHEDAVYIPLTFECNKALFNKNLKGVGFTQTQYEVPFTQIYMVQ
- the cutC gene encoding choline trimethylamine-lyase, giving the protein MQTKLSLRLQRLKDAYLKVKPSITIGRALAYTEVAKEYPDLPKNLLRAKAFRRACETAPMLIQDDELIVGHPCGKARAGAFSPDTAWKWVRDELETIGTRTQDPYFISEKDKQIMREQLFPFWEGKSLAEACEEELRQEGLWEFGAEACVSDLTYHISSGGGDTSPGYDILLFKKGILGLKAEAEAHLAQLSSAAKDAQEKTSFYQAALEVCEGVLTYAARISAYAQEMAGREQDPQRKAELEEIAKVNARVPAHPPQTFHEALQAIWTIQSLFLMEENQCSTSLGRLDQYVYPCYAADIAAGTLSDEKAFELMGCFIIKCSEMIWYTPASTATYFAGYMPFINMCVGGVRREGGDGTNGLTYLIMDAVEQVKMYQPSLACRIHNQSPQPYIDKILDVIKAGAGMPACHFDDAHIKMMLRKGFDFDDARDYCLMGCVEPQKSGRIHQWTVGGFTQWPIAIEFVFHRGVLPSYGTKLGLDTGDLGDLKTYEQFEAAVKRQLDHIIKLTARGSVLIQKAVRDMTPTPYMSLFVDGCMQTGKDVTAGGAALYEGPGTIFAGLATYVDSMAAVKKLVYDERKYTLHELKEAIDANWKGYESVHKDCVAAPKYGNDADYADLIAADIVDYTERMFNQHKSLYARHIHGTLSQSFNTPLGGMIGATPNGRFAKAPLSDAMSPSQGADHNGPTAIIKSVSKINVESMSLGMAHNFKLASSVLDTPDGRAGWSSLLRTASIFGNAQMQFNCVDRETLVQAQQSPEAHRDLIVRVAGYSAFFVELCKEVQDEIISRTTLN
- a CDS encoding DUF2333 family protein, translating into MKLPTLPPILKLQVVLKTLAVQLSLLLGILFLVWGAQRAYSLIDATTFPEPMPVPAEADKLPENEKGKILLDSITYEMRRELDSTFGWSVNDIIFNRFVMDNRAYRQYGVYHATRFLLDLYSSQIAKLGTSDRESEFLYKARINSFAIDPRSFMLPSAEGSYKKGFKLLEEYKKSLDNGTGVFNCRSDDLYASFVAVTGENMLGYALGLLQNAQDMNFYTLDNRIYEVQGIVLVLRDFIHTLYMLYPEIRAKNNEENMAAAMSYLTRICDYDPLYITSSFNSGELVLSYLLFAKARLEDIRNSIRM